In one window of Cetobacterium sp. ZOR0034 DNA:
- the murQ gene encoding N-acetylmuramic acid 6-phosphate etherase, which produces MKKDRLNLKSLTTESRNQNTLDIDRVSTIEMVKKINDEDKKVAEAVEKELPQIAAAIDEIVERLKKGGRLIYIGAGTSGRLGILDASECPPTYGVSEELVQGVIAGGQEAIFRAQEGAEDSKELAVNDLKKKDITELDVVVGLAASGRTPYVIGGLEYANEIGALTISVTCNANSAVANTAKIAISPVVGPEVVTGSTRLKSGTAQKLVLNMLSTGSMIKLGKVYGNLMVDVQSTNEKLVERAKKIVSEATGVDTDTAAEYLNETKSNVKLAIFMILSKLNLEEAKNKLEKHDGYIAKALNDLD; this is translated from the coding sequence GTGAAAAAAGACAGATTAAATTTAAAAAGTTTAACAACAGAGAGTAGAAATCAAAATACTTTAGATATAGATAGAGTTTCTACAATTGAAATGGTAAAAAAAATAAATGATGAAGATAAAAAAGTTGCTGAAGCAGTAGAAAAAGAGTTACCTCAAATAGCAGCGGCTATTGATGAAATTGTTGAAAGATTAAAAAAAGGTGGAAGACTTATATATATCGGAGCGGGAACATCAGGAAGACTTGGAATTTTAGATGCCTCAGAATGCCCACCGACATATGGTGTTTCAGAAGAATTAGTTCAAGGAGTTATAGCAGGTGGACAAGAGGCAATATTTAGAGCTCAAGAGGGTGCGGAAGATTCAAAAGAGTTAGCTGTGAATGACTTAAAAAAGAAAGATATAACAGAGTTAGATGTAGTAGTGGGATTGGCTGCGTCAGGTAGAACACCATATGTAATAGGTGGATTAGAATATGCTAATGAAATAGGAGCACTTACAATTTCGGTAACTTGTAATGCTAATTCAGCTGTAGCTAATACGGCAAAAATAGCTATCTCTCCAGTTGTAGGACCAGAAGTTGTGACAGGATCAACAAGATTAAAATCGGGAACAGCTCAAAAATTGGTTTTAAATATGTTATCAACTGGATCAATGATAAAATTAGGTAAAGTTTATGGAAATTTAATGGTTGATGTGCAATCAACAAATGAAAAATTGGTTGAAAGAGCAAAAAAAATAGTATCAGAAGCGACAGGAGTAGATACAGATACAGCAGCAGAATATTTAAATGAAACAAAATCAAATGTAAAATTAGCAATATTTATGATTTTATCAAAATTAAATTTAGAAGAAGCAAAAAATAAGTTAGAAAAACATGATGGTTATATTGCAAAAGCTTTAAATGATTTAGATTAA
- a CDS encoding PTS transporter subunit EIIC → MTNKEIAQELIGLVGGKENILSVQSCMTRCRFELKDYSKINMTSLEKSEGVLGVVEAEGQLQVIYGPGKVSKVTAEVKNLIGINETKFGEDAVKETKEKLKAKNDTAVKNILKKLGATFIPLIPLFVSCGLVLAINNIAGVYFGDSYKLTTAAKIIALIGSSVFSILSVLVGVNAAKEFGSQMPMMGGVLGGILSSSALSGITLFGSQLTPGRGGIISVILVVIIACYIEKSLKKIVPDVLDLFVTPLLTLTISVMAALLVLQPIGGFISDSIGVVVAQTLSSHNMFVSVLSGAVSGALFLPLVMTGMHQALTPIHADLISNVGYTVLLPVLATSGMAQVGATIAVYRKTKNERLKKTAKNGLVAGFLGIGEPLIYGVTLPLGKPFTAACLGAGVGGAVMAFFKVGAVALGVSGLPLALLIADGKMFVFLIGVVVSYIAGYLFTGLLGFDDPTE, encoded by the coding sequence ATGACAAATAAAGAAATTGCTCAAGAGTTAATTGGTTTAGTTGGTGGAAAAGAAAATATATTATCTGTTCAAAGTTGTATGACTCGTTGTAGATTCGAGCTTAAAGATTATTCAAAAATTAATATGACTTCTCTTGAAAAATCAGAGGGAGTTTTAGGAGTTGTTGAGGCCGAAGGGCAACTTCAGGTTATATATGGACCTGGAAAAGTTAGTAAAGTGACAGCTGAGGTAAAAAATTTGATTGGAATAAATGAAACTAAATTTGGTGAAGATGCTGTAAAAGAAACAAAAGAAAAACTTAAAGCAAAAAATGATACCGCTGTAAAAAATATTTTGAAAAAATTGGGAGCAACTTTTATACCTTTGATACCATTATTTGTTTCGTGTGGATTAGTTTTAGCAATAAATAATATTGCAGGAGTATATTTTGGTGATTCTTATAAATTAACAACAGCAGCAAAAATAATTGCTCTTATAGGAAGTAGTGTATTTTCGATACTTTCTGTTCTTGTAGGTGTGAATGCAGCTAAAGAGTTCGGTTCTCAAATGCCTATGATGGGTGGAGTTCTTGGAGGTATTTTATCTTCTTCAGCTCTATCAGGAATAACTCTTTTTGGTTCTCAATTGACTCCGGGTAGAGGTGGAATCATATCTGTAATATTAGTTGTTATTATAGCATGTTACATAGAGAAGTCTCTGAAAAAAATAGTACCGGATGTTCTAGATCTATTTGTAACACCACTTTTAACGTTGACAATATCGGTGATGGCAGCATTATTAGTTTTACAACCAATTGGTGGATTTATATCTGATTCTATAGGGGTTGTTGTGGCTCAAACATTATCATCTCATAATATGTTTGTATCGGTTTTATCTGGAGCTGTTTCAGGGGCACTATTCTTACCTTTAGTTATGACAGGAATGCATCAAGCACTGACTCCTATTCATGCTGATTTGATAAGTAATGTTGGATACACAGTTTTACTTCCAGTTCTAGCAACAAGTGGAATGGCTCAAGTAGGAGCCACGATAGCTGTTTATAGAAAAACAAAAAATGAAAGATTGAAGAAAACAGCAAAGAATGGATTGGTAGCAGGATTTTTAGGAATAGGAGAACCGTTGATATATGGGGTTACATTACCATTAGGAAAACCTTTTACAGCAGCATGTTTAGGTGCTGGTGTTGGAGGAGCTGTTATGGCATTTTTCAAAGTTGGAGCTGTGGCTTTAGGAGTTTCAGGATTACCTTTGGCATTACTGATAGCTGATGGTAAAATGTTTGTATTTTTGATTGGGGTTGTTGTTTCTTATATAGCAGGATATCTGTTTACAGGATTATTAGGATTTGATGATCCAACTGAATAA